The region GCAAATACAAATTTAATTAGTGAAAAAGAACAATATTATAATAAAGTAGAGCTTGATATTTCAACATTAGAAAGATTAAAAGAGACTTTAAAACTTAAAAGTTTACCCAAACGAATAGAATGTTTTGATATTTCAAATATACAAGGAACAAATCCCGTTGCATCTATGAGTGTAGCAGTTGATGGAAAGTTAAAAAATAGTTGTTATAGACATTTTAAAATAACAGTAAAAGAAACTCCAGATGACTTTTTAATGATGCGTGAAGCACTTACGAGAAGATACTCAAAATTAGATATTAAGGATTTACCTAATGTAATATTAATAGATGGTGGTAAAGGACAAATTGGTGTTGCAGTAGATGTACTTACTAAACTTAATAAAATTGAATATCTTGATATTTTATCTATTGCTAAAAGAGAAGAAGAAATATTTAAAGATACTCAAAAAATTCCATATATTTTCAAAAGAAATGATGAAGTTTTAAAATTATTACAAAGACTAAGAGATGAAGCACATAGATTTGGAATAACGCATCACAGAAAATTAAGATCTAAAAGAGTTTTAAAAAGTAAACTAGATGAAATAGAAGGTATTGGTCCTAAACGAAAAAAGGCATTACTTTTAAAGTTTGGTACAGTACAAAATATTTTTAATGCAAAACTAGAAGAATTACTTGAAATACTACCACAAAATATAGCCGAAAATATATTTTCACTAAACAATTGACATTAATATCAACTAATGTTAAAATTAATTTAATCACGAAAAAAAGGAGATCATAAATGGATACAATTAAAAAAGAAGAGTTAAAAGAAAAAATATTGCTTTCGCTAAGAAGACAATATGGTAAAACTATGGAAGAAGCAAAAAGTTATGAAATTTATTATGCAGTTTCAAGAGCAATAATGGACAGTGTTACAGAAAAATGGTACAACACAAAGAAAACATATGCAAAAAAGAATATGAAACAAATGTATTACTTATCAGCTGAATTTTTAATGGGAAGATATCTAGGTAATAATTTAATAAATCTAAAATATGATAAACTAGTAAAAGAAATTTTAGAAGAATTAAATATAGATTTAAACGAAATAGAAGATAAAGAAATGGATGCTGGACTTGGTAATGGTGGATTAGGAAGACTTGCAGCTTGCTTTTTAGATTCATTAGCAACTTTAAGCTTACCAGGACATGGTTATGGTTTAAAATACAAGTATGGTATGTTTGAACAAAAGATTGAAAACGGTTTCCAAGTTGAATATCCTGACAATTGGACTAAATACGGTACTCCGTGGTCTGTTAAGAGACTTGATAGATGTGTTGAAATAAAATTCGGTGGTAATGTTGAAATACACAAAGATGAAGTAGGTAAAGAATACTATAAAAGAACTAATACAGAAAATGTTATAGCAACAGCATATGATGTCCCTATAATAGGTTATGGTAATGATGTTATTAATACATTAAGATTATGGGAAGCAAGTTCACCTGAAGGATTTGATTTAAAATTATTTAATGAACAAAGATATAATCAAGCATCTGAAAAAGCAGTTGAAGCCGAAGATATATCAAGAGTATTATACCCTAACGATACTGAAAGAAATGGTAAATGGTTAAGATTAAAACAACAATATTTCTTCACTTCTGCATCTTTACAAGATATAGTTAGAAGATATAAATCAATATACGGTAATAACTTTGATAAATTTGCTGATAAAATTGCAATACAATTAAATGATACTCACCCAGTAGTTGCTATTCCTGAACTTATGAGAATATTCTTAGATTATGAAAAATTAAGTTGGAATGAATCTTGGAAAATATGTAAAAAGGTATTTGCATACACTAACCATACTATATTATCAGAAGCATTGGAAAAATGGGATATTAATTTAATTCAACCATTATTACCAAGAATTTATCAAATTATAGAAGAAATCAATAGAAGATTTGTTGTAGAATTAAAAGAAAAATACCCTAATAATTTTGATAAAATAAATAAAATGAGTATAATTTCTAATGGTGTAGTAAAAATGGCTTGGCTTGCAATAGTAGGTTCTCATACTGTAAATGGAGTTGCTCAGTTACATACTGAAATACTTAAAAATGAAGAACTAAATGATTGGTATAAACTATACCCTGAAAAATTCCAAAACAAGACAAATGGTATTACACAAAGAAGATGGTTATTAAAATCTAACCCTGAATTAGCAGAATATATTACTAGCCTTATAGGTGATGAGTGGATTACTAAACTTGAAAAATTAAAAGGTTTAGAAAAATATGAAAATAATAAAGAAGTGTTAGATAAATTATTAAATATAAAGAAAAATAATAAAATAAGACTTGCAAAATATATACAAGAAACTACTGGAATAGAAGTTGATATTAACTCTATATTTGATATACAAGTTAAAAGATTACACGAATATAAGCGTCAATTATTAAATGTTTTACATATAATGGACTTATACAATAAAATAAAAAATAATCCATTATTAGATATAGAACCTAGAACTTTTATATTTGCTGCTAAATCTGCACCAGGTTATAGAAGAGCAAAAGGTATAATAAAGTTAATAAATTCTATTGCAGAAGTTATAAATAATGATGCAAGCATAAATGGTAAAATTAAAGTTGTATTCTTAGAAAATTATAGAGTATCTCTTGCAGAAATTATATTCCCTGCTGCTGATATATCAGAACAAATTTCAACTGCTGGTAAAGAAGCATCTGGTACTGGTAACATGAAATTCATGATTAATGGTGCTATGACACTTGGAACATTAGATGGTGCTAATATAGAAATAGTTGAAGAAGCAGGAGCAGAAAATGCCTTCATATTCGGATTAAAAGCAGATGAAATTAAGAAATTAACTGATTCAGGAGAATATAATCCTATTGAAGAATACAAATTGGTTGAAGGTTTACAAAAAGTAATAGACCAATTAACAGATGGTACTTATGATGATAATAACACAGGATTATTTAAAGAAATACAAAACTCATTATTATATGGTGTAGATGGAGATAGAGCCGATGTATACTTTGTATTAAAAGATTTTGATAGTTATAGAAAAGCACAAGAACTAGTTTCAAAAACATATAGAAACAAAGAAAAATGGTCTAATATGATGCTTAAAAATATTGCAAATGGTGGTAAATTCTCATCTGATAGAACTATAAAAGAATATGCAAAAGATATCTGGAATATACATGAAACTGAAATAAATAATTACATAAAATAAGGATTTTATAATTATTAAAATTGCTAGAAATTATTATACTGAAATGAATAACTACACAAAATAAAGATTTGACAATTATTAAAATTACTATAAAATATTATAAAGAAGGGATTTATAATAAGGAGGAATTAAATATGAAAAAGAAATTATTATGGTTAACAACATTAGTTATTACAATGTTTACAGTGTCTTGTTGGGGAGGAGACAAAGAAGCTTCAAAAGAAGGGGAAGCTGTAAATATTAATATATTCCAATTTAAAGTGGAATTTAAAGATCAGTTTACTGAATTAGCAAAAGAATATATGAAAGAACATGAAAATGTAAACATTAATATCACAACAGTTGGTGGTGGAGCAGATTATGGTGCTGCATTAAAAGCAAAATTCGCTTCTGGTGATGAACCTACAATATTTAATATAGGTGGTCCACAAGATGTTAAAGATTTACAAAGTAAATTAGAAAATCTTAAAGGTTCTAAAATTAGTGATTTGGCTATACCTAAATTATTAGAAGGAGTTACAGTAGATGGAAACATTTATGGAGTTCCATATAATCAAGAAGGTTATGGTTTAATATATAATAAAGAAGTATTTGAAAAAGCTAATATAGATGCTTCTAAATTAATTACTTATTCTGATTTAT is a window of Oceanivirga salmonicida DNA encoding:
- a CDS encoding glycogen/starch/alpha-glucan phosphorylase, encoding MDTIKKEELKEKILLSLRRQYGKTMEEAKSYEIYYAVSRAIMDSVTEKWYNTKKTYAKKNMKQMYYLSAEFLMGRYLGNNLINLKYDKLVKEILEELNIDLNEIEDKEMDAGLGNGGLGRLAACFLDSLATLSLPGHGYGLKYKYGMFEQKIENGFQVEYPDNWTKYGTPWSVKRLDRCVEIKFGGNVEIHKDEVGKEYYKRTNTENVIATAYDVPIIGYGNDVINTLRLWEASSPEGFDLKLFNEQRYNQASEKAVEAEDISRVLYPNDTERNGKWLRLKQQYFFTSASLQDIVRRYKSIYGNNFDKFADKIAIQLNDTHPVVAIPELMRIFLDYEKLSWNESWKICKKVFAYTNHTILSEALEKWDINLIQPLLPRIYQIIEEINRRFVVELKEKYPNNFDKINKMSIISNGVVKMAWLAIVGSHTVNGVAQLHTEILKNEELNDWYKLYPEKFQNKTNGITQRRWLLKSNPELAEYITSLIGDEWITKLEKLKGLEKYENNKEVLDKLLNIKKNNKIRLAKYIQETTGIEVDINSIFDIQVKRLHEYKRQLLNVLHIMDLYNKIKNNPLLDIEPRTFIFAAKSAPGYRRAKGIIKLINSIAEVINNDASINGKIKVVFLENYRVSLAEIIFPAADISEQISTAGKEASGTGNMKFMINGAMTLGTLDGANIEIVEEAGAENAFIFGLKADEIKKLTDSGEYNPIEEYKLVEGLQKVIDQLTDGTYDDNNTGLFKEIQNSLLYGVDGDRADVYFVLKDFDSYRKAQELVSKTYRNKEKWSNMMLKNIANGGKFSSDRTIKEYAKDIWNIHETEINNYIK